A window of Maioricimonas rarisocia genomic DNA:
GGCGACTGCCCGGCTGGCCATGCAGCAGAACGCCGGATTCGATGAGGCGGCCACGCTGCTCGACCAGTTTGTGGAACGCTACCGCGATCACTACCGGTTCTACGAAGCACAGCTGCTGCGTGGAAACGTCGCCATCGGTCAGGGGGAGTACGGGGCGGCCGACTCGGCTTTCAGCAGTGTCAGTCGATCTCCGTTCCCCGACTACCAGATGGCCGCGAAGATCGGTAACGCGAAAACCCTGCTGGCCCGCAAGGATCTTCAGGGAGCCAAATCGGCATTCGACGAGGTGGCCGGCATGTCGGCCTCCACGCCGCTGGAACTCTCCCGCAAGCTCGAGGCGATGCTCGGGCAGGCAACCTGCCTGCAGATGCAGTCTCAGTACGAGCCGGCCGCGAAGATTCTCGACGAGGTGATCCGCGAGTCGTCCCCCGACGATACGCAGTTGCAGGCCGAGGCGTACGTCCGTCAGGGAGAGTGTTACTCGGCAATTGGCGAGAACACGATGCAGGCCATCATGGCGTATCTGCACGTGGATGTTGTTCCCTCGCTGGCTCGTGAACAGGAGTATCACGCCGAGGCGCTGTATCAGCTCTCGCAGCTCTGGCCTGTCGTGAATCAGCCGGCCCGTGCCGCCGAGGCCGCCGCCCGGCTCGAGCAGCAGTACCCCGAAAGCGAATGGACAAAGAAACTGGGGGGACAGTAGGGGGCGCGACGGCCGCGCGACCGGCGAATTCGCCAGAACCGGAGAGGATCGATGCTGTTCTCTCCGGCCCGACATGTCTGTCGCAGGTGTCGCTGTCGTCTTCTTTCAAACATGGTATTCGGTTGAGCAGTCACATAGAATCTCGCTCTCTGATCCAGAGACGCCGTTTCATGTGGCCATGAATCACCGATCGGTCCTGGGCGGACGGAATCCCGCCGGCCTGGTTGCCGCGTCGATCTCTTTCAAATCAAACGTCGTGAAGTTCTGGAGACACTAATGTCGTGGAGTCAACGACCTGCCTTGCAGGGTTGGGCGTCACTGTTGTTGGTGGCGTTTCTGGTGTCGTGCCTGGGGGCCTATGTCGCGCCGACTCCGGTGTTTGCCCAGGACGACGGTGAAGCAGCCGCGACCGAAGAGGGGACGCCGGCCGATGACGCCGCTGCCGAAGCTCCGGCTGACGGTGAGACGGAAGCCGAAGACGATCCCACCGAGAGTTTTCTCGCGTGGATGATTCGGGCTTCGGGGCTGTTCGGCGTCGTGCTGCTGCTCCTTTCCTTCATCATGGTGGCCGTCATCATGATGAACATTCTCCAGGTGCGACGCGACAACCTGCTGCCACCGTCCTTTATCGAAGCGTTCGAGCAGAAGCTGGCGGCCAAGGATTACCAGGGGGCTTACGA
This region includes:
- a CDS encoding tetratricopeptide repeat protein, producing MKRNTLPRLLGLFVGLAIVGNPAWAVDSVTRRSTEKIAAGEVTSVTRDEVVVTPKVGSATTIPANDIVKIEWEGAPPALNLAVGQELGGNLANALNGYKEAQEEAGSSSNSNMKADIQFLVARATARLAMQQNAGFDEAATLLDQFVERYRDHYRFYEAQLLRGNVAIGQGEYGAADSAFSSVSRSPFPDYQMAAKIGNAKTLLARKDLQGAKSAFDEVAGMSASTPLELSRKLEAMLGQATCLQMQSQYEPAAKILDEVIRESSPDDTQLQAEAYVRQGECYSAIGENTMQAIMAYLHVDVVPSLAREQEYHAEALYQLSQLWPVVNQPARAAEAAARLEQQYPESEWTKKLGGQ